Genomic segment of Deltaproteobacteria bacterium:
TGTCGCCCGATAAACCCCTTCGGCGGCGTCCACCACATCTTCAACAATGCTTTCTGTATCGTCGCTCATTGCTCATTCCCTCGCGCTGTTAACACAATCTCCTACATCGCAATCTCGTCGTTTGCGGCACCACTTACGCGCACTGCTCGACTTCCGCGATAGGTGCCGACATAACCCTTATACTTTAGAATGCCTTCCACTTTTATGAGAGCCTCATCGGTGGGATTGCTAGAAAGCGGAATTATGTCGCCAACCTTAAGGGCTACTAGATCCTTAGCCTTCATCTCGCCGTGGCAGAGTTCTACGCTTAAGTGTGTTTCAGAGGCGCGAAGATTGCGCTCCATCCTGCGATATAGACTTGTGTCTACCTCTAGGCGGGTGCTCTGAAAGCCGGTTGAAAGCTTTTGCCTAAGAGGCTCGATAGTAGAATAGGGTGTGCAAAAGGTAATTGATGTGCTTTCCTGCTCAAGTTCGACTTCAATGGTCACGATAATTACGACGTCGGTAGGAGGCACTATGGCTATTGCCAAAGGATTAAACTCGGAGCGCACATATATAAAATCTACTGGGTGAATAGGCGCCCAGGCGTCCTTTAGAATTTCAAGTGCCATCATCACGACTTTGCCGATCAGCCGCGTTTCTATCGAAGTGTATTCTCGGCCTTCTATCTTAACTTTACCCGCGCCTGTTCCGCCAAAAAGGCTGTCCACTATGCCAAACACTAGAGGGGTCGATACTACTAAGAGCGCATAGCCCTGTAGTGGCGGCATGCGGTAAATGTGCAAACTCGATGGGAGAGGAAGCTTTTTCATGAAGAGGCCGAATTTTACAATTTCAATTCCGCCAACATTGATAAAGCAGGAGCGGCCTAAAAATTTGGAGAGACCGGTGCGAAAAGCGCGCGCGAAGCGGTCGTGAATTAGTTCCATGGTGGGCATTCGCCCACGAATGATCCTCTCTTGGCTCGCAAGATCGTAATGGCGCGCTCCACTCTGATCTTTTGACTCTGCTGCCGTGTCCTCGGGTTCTATCTCTCCGTCTGATAGACCGCGTAGAAGCGCATTAATTTCGTCCTGACTTAAAACCTGGTTCATAAGATAACCTAGTTATTCAAATAACCCGTCAACTGCTCGCCAACAAGGGTAATGCCTTTTCCTCAACTGCCCGTAGGGCTAGCTCGCGCTACTGAATAATAAACTCAGTAAAATATATCTGTAGCACCTCTTCGCCACCGATTGTTTCATTTACGACATCCTTAATGTCATTCCTAAGCTGCTCTTTTCCTTCGGCTGTTAAGATCTCTGTAGCGGTTTTGCTACTCATGACTTTAATAATGGCGTCGCGAAGTTTCGGGACGTCGTTATCGAGAGTCGGAGGAAGTTCTGGTTCCACAAACTCAAGTTGAATAGACGCCTTTAAAAAACTCCCCTTCACGCCCAAGTTCACTATAAAAACCTCTAAAGGAAAAACTGCGCCTGGTAGCTCCTCTAAGCCTTCC
This window contains:
- the fliM gene encoding flagellar motor switch protein FliM, with the translated sequence MNQVLSQDEINALLRGLSDGEIEPEDTAAESKDQSGARHYDLASQERIIRGRMPTMELIHDRFARAFRTGLSKFLGRSCFINVGGIEIVKFGLFMKKLPLPSSLHIYRMPPLQGYALLVVSTPLVFGIVDSLFGGTGAGKVKIEGREYTSIETRLIGKVVMMALEILKDAWAPIHPVDFIYVRSEFNPLAIAIVPPTDVVIIVTIEVELEQESTSITFCTPYSTIEPLRQKLSTGFQSTRLEVDTSLYRRMERNLRASETHLSVELCHGEMKAKDLVALKVGDIIPLSSNPTDEALIKVEGILKYKGYVGTYRGSRAVRVSGAANDEIAM
- a CDS encoding flagellar basal body-associated FliL family protein encodes the protein MSAEEKEAQEKTDAAPAKGGSKKLIIIILAVLLLLAIAGAGAFFALSGSKHEAGEDGEEEEEEGEEGLEELPGAVFPLEVFIVNLGVKGSFLKASIQLEFVEPELPPTLDNDVPKLRDAIIKVMSSKTATEILTAEGKEQLRNDIKDVVNETIGGEEVLQIYFTEFIIQ